A single region of the Microlunatus panaciterrae genome encodes:
- a CDS encoding adenylosuccinate synthase: MPAIALVGAQWGDEGKGKATDILGGRVDYVVKPNGGNNAGHTVVVGGEKYELKLLPAGILSPGVVPVIGNGVVVNLDALFAELDGLAARGVDVSRLVVSAGAHLVAPYHQALDKVVERFLGKRAIGTTGRGIGPAYADKVARVGIRVQDLFDEPVLRRKVSSALASKNEILAKIYNGREIATDDIVNHLLSFADRLRPMVADTSRLLNRALDAGQTVLMEGGQATLLDVDHGTYPFVTSSNPTAGGACIGAGIGPTRITSTLGIVKAYTTRVGAGPFPTELSDGWGEYLQRTGGEVGVNTGRVRRCGWYDAVLAAYSARVNGFTDYFLTKLDVLTGIERIPVCVAYEIDGVRHDVMPFSQSDFHHARPIYELLPGWQQDITGCRSFKELPVAAQDYVLRLEELAGCRISYVGVGPGRDQNIVRHDIIRSSDTTPAA, from the coding sequence ATGCCTGCGATCGCTCTGGTTGGAGCCCAGTGGGGCGACGAGGGCAAGGGAAAGGCCACCGACATCCTCGGTGGCCGGGTGGACTACGTCGTCAAGCCGAACGGCGGCAACAACGCCGGCCACACGGTCGTCGTCGGCGGCGAGAAGTATGAGCTGAAGCTGCTGCCGGCGGGCATTCTCAGCCCGGGCGTGGTGCCGGTGATCGGCAACGGCGTCGTCGTGAACCTCGACGCCCTGTTCGCCGAGCTGGACGGACTGGCAGCGCGAGGGGTCGATGTGTCCCGGCTGGTGGTGTCGGCCGGGGCGCATCTGGTGGCTCCGTACCACCAGGCACTGGACAAGGTCGTCGAGCGGTTCCTCGGCAAGCGGGCGATCGGCACCACCGGTCGCGGGATCGGGCCGGCCTACGCCGACAAGGTCGCCCGGGTCGGCATCCGGGTCCAGGACCTCTTCGACGAGCCGGTACTCCGGCGGAAGGTCTCCTCGGCGCTGGCTTCCAAGAACGAGATCCTGGCCAAGATCTACAACGGGCGCGAGATCGCGACCGACGACATCGTGAACCATCTCCTCTCCTTCGCCGACCGGTTGCGCCCGATGGTCGCGGACACGTCCAGGCTGCTGAACCGCGCGCTGGACGCAGGTCAGACAGTGCTGATGGAGGGCGGCCAGGCAACCCTGCTCGATGTCGACCATGGCACCTACCCGTTCGTCACGTCCTCCAACCCAACCGCCGGCGGGGCGTGCATCGGCGCCGGCATCGGGCCGACCAGGATCACCAGCACGCTGGGCATCGTCAAGGCCTACACCACCCGGGTCGGTGCCGGCCCGTTCCCGACCGAGCTCTCCGACGGGTGGGGCGAGTATCTGCAGCGGACCGGCGGCGAGGTCGGCGTCAACACCGGCCGGGTGCGCCGCTGCGGCTGGTACGACGCGGTGCTGGCCGCCTACTCCGCGCGCGTCAACGGCTTCACCGACTACTTCCTCACCAAGCTCGACGTACTGACCGGGATCGAACGGATCCCCGTCTGTGTGGCGTACGAGATCGACGGGGTGCGGCACGACGTCATGCCGTTCAGCCAGTCCGACTTCCACCACGCCCGGCCGATCTATGAGCTGCTTCCAGGCTGGCAGCAGGACATCACCGGATGCCGCAGCTTCAAGGAGCTGCCGGTGGCCGCGCAGGACTACGTGCTGCGGCTGGAGGAGCTGGCGGGCTGTCGGATCAGCTATGTCGGGGTCGGGCCCGGCCGGGACCAGAACATCGTGCGACACGACATCATCCGGTCGAGCGACACCACTCCAGCAGCTTGA
- a CDS encoding PHP domain-containing protein, with protein MNPVSALREIGFLLERSRADTYRVRAYRQAADVVEGLTDQQVSDHQRERSWGTVPGIGPKTATVISEALQGKVPEALQKLRDQRAPLTEGGLDMRAALKGDLHCHSTWSDGGSPLEEMMITAQSLGHSYCAITDHSPRLKVARGLSADRLREQIQVVRDLNEAMTDFRVLQGIEVDILDDGSLDQEDSLLAELDVVVSSVHSKLRSDSESMTYRMVNAIANPRTNILGHCTGRLVEGDRGTRPESVFDAEVVFEACRQFNVAVEINSRPERRDPPSELIKLAADMGCLFSIDTDAHAPGQLEFLSYGCERAERLGIDPERVINTWPVVKLLEWCRSTG; from the coding sequence ATGAACCCCGTCAGCGCGTTGCGAGAGATCGGCTTCCTGCTGGAGAGGTCGCGTGCCGACACCTACCGGGTGCGGGCCTACCGGCAGGCGGCGGACGTCGTGGAAGGGCTGACCGACCAGCAGGTCAGTGATCATCAGCGGGAGCGGAGCTGGGGCACCGTGCCCGGTATCGGGCCGAAGACGGCGACAGTGATCAGCGAGGCGCTGCAGGGCAAGGTGCCCGAGGCTCTGCAGAAGCTGCGCGACCAGCGCGCACCGCTGACCGAGGGAGGGCTGGACATGCGCGCCGCGCTGAAGGGCGACCTGCACTGTCACTCCACCTGGTCCGACGGTGGCAGCCCGCTGGAGGAGATGATGATCACCGCCCAGTCATTGGGGCACAGCTATTGTGCGATCACCGACCACTCGCCGCGGCTGAAGGTGGCTCGGGGGCTGAGCGCTGACCGGTTGCGCGAGCAGATCCAGGTGGTTCGCGACCTGAACGAGGCGATGACCGACTTCCGGGTCCTGCAAGGGATCGAAGTGGACATCCTCGACGACGGCAGCCTGGACCAGGAGGACAGCCTGCTGGCCGAGCTCGACGTCGTCGTCTCCAGCGTGCACTCCAAACTGCGCTCGGACTCGGAGTCGATGACCTACCGGATGGTCAACGCGATCGCCAACCCGCGGACCAACATCCTCGGGCACTGCACCGGCCGGCTGGTGGAAGGGGATCGCGGCACCCGACCCGAGTCGGTGTTCGACGCCGAGGTGGTGTTCGAGGCCTGCCGGCAGTTCAACGTCGCGGTGGAGATCAACTCGCGACCCGAACGGCGGGACCCGCCGTCGGAGCTGATCAAGCTGGCGGCCGACATGGGTTGCCTGTTCTCGATCGACACCGACGCCCACGCGCCAGGGCAGCTGGAGTTCTTGAGCTACGGCTGTGAACGGGCCGAGCGGTTGGGGATCGACCCGGAACGGGTGATCAACACCTGGCCGGTGGTCAAGCTGCTGGAGTGGTGTCGCTCGACCGGATGA
- a CDS encoding pirin family protein: MSDLDTRPTEQECHSCGAAGPEELLLSARKVWLGKTTEVRRALPDREIRMIGAWCFLDHYGPEDVSSSPGMQVWPHPHTGLQTVSWLFEGEIEHRDGLGSQAMVRPGELNIMTAGRGIVHSEMSLPDKPPTMHGVQLWVALPAADRQMAPQFTSYHDLPDLTRPGVAGKVLLGELDGVRSPAAGQTPLTGADLSVAAGAEVALQVDREWEYGLFVAGGVLQVESTTAGTDQLVYLGTGRQTVRLASVDGARVVLLGGLPFAEDIVMWWNFIGRSHDEIVEYREAWLRRDARFAPVVSPDEKVMEAPPLPTVTLKPRQRRHHPDDRGPH; the protein is encoded by the coding sequence GTGAGCGATCTGGACACCAGGCCGACGGAGCAGGAGTGCCACTCCTGCGGTGCCGCCGGGCCGGAGGAGCTGCTGCTCAGCGCCCGCAAGGTGTGGCTGGGCAAGACGACCGAGGTGCGCAGGGCGTTGCCCGATCGGGAGATCCGGATGATCGGCGCCTGGTGCTTCCTCGACCACTACGGACCCGAGGACGTCAGCAGCTCGCCGGGGATGCAGGTGTGGCCGCATCCCCACACCGGGCTGCAGACAGTCAGCTGGCTGTTCGAGGGGGAGATCGAGCACCGCGACGGACTGGGGTCGCAGGCGATGGTCCGCCCAGGCGAACTGAACATCATGACTGCGGGTAGGGGCATCGTCCACTCGGAGATGTCGCTGCCGGACAAGCCGCCGACGATGCACGGGGTGCAGCTGTGGGTGGCGTTGCCGGCGGCCGACCGACAGATGGCCCCGCAGTTCACCAGCTACCACGACCTGCCGGACCTGACCCGCCCGGGCGTGGCCGGCAAGGTGCTGCTCGGCGAGCTCGACGGGGTCCGCTCGCCGGCCGCGGGTCAGACGCCGCTGACCGGGGCAGACCTGAGCGTGGCGGCAGGGGCAGAGGTCGCCTTGCAGGTCGATCGCGAGTGGGAGTACGGCCTCTTCGTGGCGGGTGGCGTCCTGCAGGTCGAGTCCACCACTGCCGGGACCGACCAGCTGGTCTACCTCGGCACCGGCCGGCAGACGGTCAGGCTGGCGAGCGTGGACGGGGCCCGGGTGGTGCTGCTGGGTGGCCTCCCGTTCGCCGAGGACATCGTGATGTGGTGGAACTTCATCGGCCGAAGCCACGACGAGATCGTCGAGTATCGCGAGGCGTGGCTGCGCCGGGATGCGCGGTTCGCTCCGGTGGTCAGCCCCGACGAGAAGGTGATGGAGGCGCCGCCGCTACCGACCGTGACTCTGAAACCGCGGCAGCGCCGGCACCATCCCGACGACCGCGGACCGCACTGA
- a CDS encoding helix-turn-helix domain-containing protein: protein MAATSRGITKSLLPSAKSRATIAKRLAAVTGAMTTATIAEMESRHPWFSQLGAEPRSWITLVARAGIDGFVRWFSDPDPDGPSTSEVFGSAPREMARKISLSQTVELVRTTIEVVESQIDEVMPKGDRPILHAAIDQYSREVAFAAAEIYARAAELRGSWDARLEALVVDAVLRGETDETVLSRASTLGWRSTSAVVVVVGTAPEADQAHALETIRAIAARAKVDVLGAVQGDRMVVVLGGPTLADAQEAVAVVAGFSTQFGPGPVVVGPPVEHLMEAATSTRAALSGFRAATAWPEAPRPVGSDDLLPERALSGDGHARRTLARDIYDPLVAAGSGLLETLVTFIDQGSSVEAASRALFVHANTVRYRLRRIHEVTGYSPTDPRDVYALRLALTLGRLIRPTL, encoded by the coding sequence GTGGCGGCAACCTCCAGAGGCATCACCAAGTCGCTGCTGCCGTCGGCGAAGTCGCGAGCGACGATCGCCAAACGGCTGGCCGCCGTGACCGGTGCGATGACGACCGCCACCATCGCCGAGATGGAGTCGCGGCACCCCTGGTTCTCCCAGCTCGGCGCCGAACCGCGTTCGTGGATCACCCTGGTCGCCCGGGCCGGCATCGACGGCTTCGTCCGGTGGTTCTCCGACCCGGACCCGGACGGGCCATCGACGTCGGAGGTATTCGGCTCAGCGCCACGCGAAATGGCGCGCAAGATCTCGCTCTCGCAGACGGTCGAGCTGGTCCGGACCACGATCGAGGTGGTGGAGAGCCAGATCGACGAGGTGATGCCGAAGGGCGACCGGCCGATCCTGCATGCGGCCATCGACCAGTACAGCCGGGAGGTCGCCTTCGCCGCCGCCGAGATCTATGCCCGCGCCGCCGAGCTGCGAGGCTCCTGGGACGCTCGGCTTGAGGCGCTCGTGGTCGACGCCGTGCTCCGCGGCGAGACCGACGAGACCGTCCTGTCCCGTGCCTCGACGCTGGGTTGGCGCTCCACCTCCGCCGTCGTCGTGGTGGTCGGCACCGCACCGGAGGCGGACCAGGCGCATGCACTCGAGACCATCCGGGCCATCGCCGCCCGGGCCAAGGTCGACGTCCTCGGAGCCGTCCAGGGCGATCGGATGGTGGTCGTCCTGGGCGGTCCGACCCTCGCCGACGCGCAGGAGGCGGTGGCCGTGGTGGCGGGCTTCAGCACCCAGTTCGGGCCGGGCCCGGTCGTTGTCGGGCCGCCGGTGGAGCATCTGATGGAGGCGGCCACCAGCACTCGCGCCGCCCTCTCCGGGTTCCGGGCGGCGACCGCCTGGCCGGAGGCGCCGCGCCCGGTCGGGTCGGACGACCTGTTGCCGGAACGGGCCCTTTCCGGTGATGGACACGCCCGCCGCACGCTGGCCCGGGACATCTACGACCCGTTGGTGGCCGCCGGCAGCGGGCTGCTGGAGACCCTGGTGACGTTCATCGACCAGGGATCCTCGGTGGAAGCCGCCTCCCGAGCCCTGTTCGTGCACGCCAACACCGTCCGTTACCGGCTGCGCCGCATCCACGAGGTGACCGGCTACAGCCCGACCGACCCTCGCGACGTGTACGCCCTGCGGCTGGCTCTCACCCTGGGCCGACTGATCCGACCCACTTTGTAG
- a CDS encoding acyltransferase domain-containing protein, which produces MLAIVAPGQGAQTPGFLAPWISEPTFAERLSWLSAVSGLDLTHYGTEADAETIRDTAIAQPLLVAAGLLAALELFPHPADAFPFIGVAAGHSVGEITAAAGVGVLSAEQAMVFVRERGRAMAAASAVTPTSMTAVIGGNPEEVLAAIEAHGLTAANNNGIGQIVAAGTKEQLAAFAQQPPARARLIELSVAGAFHTVHMQPAVAELSRLARAISTHDPRTRLLSNADGQVVHDGQQVLKRIVGQVASPVRWDLCMAAMADLGVTGLLEMPPAGTLTGIAKRNLKGVELFALNTPDQLQEAMDFVRKHGGSASSSPIAGNPTWRLVVSPGKGQFTRTEDIEADTVLPSYSTVGMVKNLRDEIPVSAPHGGIVVEWLVENGDPVSPGQPLLRLHPIIESSDATEVTR; this is translated from the coding sequence GTGCTCGCCATTGTCGCGCCCGGTCAGGGCGCCCAGACCCCCGGCTTCCTCGCTCCCTGGATCTCGGAGCCCACGTTCGCCGAACGTCTGAGCTGGCTGTCGGCAGTGAGCGGCCTGGACCTGACCCACTACGGCACCGAGGCCGACGCCGAGACCATCCGCGACACCGCCATCGCGCAGCCGTTGCTGGTCGCCGCGGGCCTGCTGGCGGCGCTGGAGCTGTTCCCGCACCCCGCCGACGCCTTCCCCTTCATCGGCGTGGCCGCCGGCCACTCGGTCGGCGAGATCACCGCCGCAGCGGGTGTCGGCGTGCTGTCGGCCGAGCAGGCAATGGTCTTCGTCCGCGAACGCGGTCGCGCCATGGCCGCGGCCAGCGCCGTCACGCCGACCTCGATGACCGCTGTCATCGGCGGCAACCCGGAGGAGGTGCTGGCAGCGATCGAGGCCCACGGCCTGACCGCCGCCAACAACAACGGCATCGGGCAGATCGTCGCCGCCGGCACCAAGGAGCAGCTGGCGGCCTTCGCCCAGCAGCCGCCCGCACGAGCGCGGCTGATCGAGCTGAGCGTGGCCGGCGCCTTCCACACCGTGCACATGCAGCCGGCCGTCGCCGAGCTCAGCCGGCTCGCCCGGGCGATCAGCACCCACGACCCGCGCACCCGGCTGCTGTCCAACGCCGACGGTCAGGTCGTGCACGACGGGCAGCAGGTGCTCAAGCGCATCGTCGGCCAGGTGGCCTCTCCGGTCCGCTGGGACCTGTGCATGGCCGCGATGGCCGACCTCGGTGTCACCGGCCTGCTGGAGATGCCGCCGGCCGGCACCCTGACCGGAATCGCCAAACGCAACCTGAAGGGTGTCGAGCTGTTCGCACTGAACACCCCGGACCAGCTCCAGGAGGCGATGGACTTCGTCCGCAAGCACGGCGGCTCCGCCTCGTCCTCGCCGATCGCCGGCAACCCGACCTGGCGGCTGGTCGTCTCCCCGGGCAAGGGCCAGTTCACCCGCACCGAGGACATCGAGGCCGATACGGTGCTGCCCAGCTACAGCACAGTGGGCATGGTGAAGAACCTGCGTGACGAGATCCCGGTCAGCGCCCCGCACGGCGGCATCGTGGTCGAGTGGCTGGTCGAGAACGGCGACCCGGTCTCCCCCGGGCAGCCGCTGCTGCGGTTGCATCCCATCATCGAGAGCTCCGACGCCACCGAGGTCACCCGATGA
- a CDS encoding beta-ketoacyl-ACP synthase III: protein MTLAISTGAPFSAVLGIGGYRPRRVVDNAEICTLIDSSDEWIQTRSGIRERRWAGDDETVQMMSVAAARKAIDRSGVDAARIDAVIVATVTHLYQTPAIATAIAAEVGAVGAAAFDVSAACAGFCYGLAMADSFVRTGTAGHVLVIGVERLSDLTNREDRSTAFLFADGAGAAVVGPSDQPGIGPVVWGSDGDQAGLITQTESWDAAMEAETPHWPTLRMDGNPVFKWASYTMAKAAAEALSRAGLRPEDLDVFVPHQANMRITDAMFRALKLPSDVVIARDIQVQGNTSAASIPLAIEALLESGEAKTGQTALIIGFGAGLVYAGQVIVLP from the coding sequence ATGACCTTGGCCATCTCCACCGGGGCACCGTTCTCGGCCGTTCTGGGGATCGGCGGCTACCGGCCGCGGCGGGTGGTGGACAACGCCGAGATCTGCACCCTGATCGACTCCTCCGACGAGTGGATCCAGACCCGTTCCGGGATCAGGGAGCGTCGCTGGGCCGGCGACGACGAGACGGTCCAGATGATGTCGGTGGCCGCCGCCCGGAAGGCGATCGACCGCTCCGGTGTCGACGCAGCCCGGATCGACGCGGTGATCGTCGCCACCGTGACGCACCTGTACCAGACGCCGGCGATCGCGACTGCTATCGCCGCCGAGGTGGGTGCCGTCGGCGCCGCCGCCTTCGACGTCTCCGCGGCCTGCGCCGGATTCTGCTACGGACTGGCGATGGCGGACTCGTTCGTCCGGACCGGCACCGCCGGCCACGTGCTGGTGATCGGGGTCGAACGGCTCAGCGACCTGACCAACCGGGAGGACCGCTCGACCGCGTTCCTGTTCGCCGACGGCGCTGGCGCTGCCGTGGTGGGACCCAGCGACCAGCCCGGCATCGGCCCGGTCGTCTGGGGTTCCGACGGCGACCAGGCCGGCCTGATCACCCAGACCGAGTCCTGGGACGCGGCCATGGAGGCGGAGACACCGCACTGGCCGACGCTGCGGATGGACGGCAACCCGGTGTTCAAGTGGGCCTCGTACACGATGGCCAAGGCGGCCGCGGAGGCCCTGAGCCGGGCCGGCCTGCGACCGGAGGACCTTGACGTGTTCGTCCCGCACCAGGCCAACATGCGGATCACCGACGCCATGTTCCGGGCCCTGAAGCTGCCGTCCGACGTGGTCATCGCCCGTGACATCCAGGTCCAGGGCAACACCTCAGCTGCTTCCATCCCCCTGGCCATCGAGGCACTGCTCGAGTCCGGTGAGGCCAAGACCGGCCAGACCGCACTGATCATCGGCTTCGGCGCCGGACTCGTCTATGCCGGACAGGTGATCGTCCTCCCCTAG
- a CDS encoding acyl carrier protein has product MATTEEIRADLAEIVNEVAGVPADDVQLDKSFTDDLDVDSLSMVEIIYAAEEKFSVSIPDEEAKNLKTVGDAVAYIERAAS; this is encoded by the coding sequence ATGGCCACCACTGAAGAGATCCGCGCGGACCTCGCCGAGATCGTCAACGAGGTCGCGGGGGTGCCCGCCGATGACGTCCAGCTCGACAAGTCCTTCACCGACGACCTCGATGTCGACTCGCTGTCGATGGTCGAGATCATCTACGCGGCGGAGGAGAAGTTCTCGGTGAGCATCCCCGACGAGGAGGCGAAGAACCTCAAGACCGTCGGTGACGCCGTCGCCTACATCGAGCGTGCAGCTTCCTGA
- a CDS encoding beta-ketoacyl-[acyl-carrier-protein] synthase family protein — MSRTRVVVTGLGATTPLGGDVATTWAGMLAGRSGVAKIDADWAAELPVRIAAKAAVEPTEVLERVEARRLDRSAQLAVVAAMEAWKDAGFGLREDNPVDRQRLGVAIASGIGGMQTLLGNWDALRDKGPRRVSPMAIPMLMANAPAANVSLRLGAQAGVHTPVSACASSNESISLGLDMIRLGRADVVVVGGTEGVIHPLPLAAFGAMQAMSRRNDEPERASRPWDVDRDGFVLAEGSAVFVIETLEHAQARGARIYGELAGAGITADAHDIVQPDPSGTSQANAMVKALRESELTAADISHVNAHATSTPQGDVAEAGSIRQALGEHTEAVVTSTKSMTGHLLGGAGALESMATLLALRHRKVPPTINLDNPEPGLGIDIATSVRELGPGDLAGMNNSFGFGGHNVAVVFTNQYQNGD, encoded by the coding sequence ATGAGTCGAACCCGTGTAGTCGTCACCGGACTCGGCGCCACCACGCCGCTGGGCGGCGACGTCGCCACCACCTGGGCCGGCATGCTGGCCGGCCGGTCCGGAGTGGCGAAGATCGACGCCGACTGGGCCGCCGAGCTGCCGGTGAGGATCGCCGCGAAGGCCGCCGTCGAGCCGACCGAGGTGCTGGAGCGGGTCGAGGCACGACGGCTCGACCGGTCCGCCCAGCTGGCCGTCGTCGCGGCCATGGAGGCCTGGAAGGACGCCGGCTTCGGCCTGCGTGAGGACAACCCGGTCGATCGTCAGCGTCTCGGCGTCGCCATCGCCTCCGGGATCGGCGGCATGCAGACGCTGCTCGGCAACTGGGACGCACTGCGCGACAAGGGACCGCGACGGGTCAGCCCGATGGCGATCCCGATGCTGATGGCCAACGCACCGGCAGCCAACGTCAGCCTGCGTCTGGGCGCCCAGGCCGGTGTCCACACACCGGTCTCGGCCTGCGCCTCGAGCAACGAGTCCATCTCGCTCGGCCTGGACATGATCCGCCTCGGCCGGGCCGACGTGGTCGTCGTCGGTGGCACCGAGGGGGTCATCCACCCGCTGCCGCTGGCTGCCTTCGGCGCCATGCAGGCGATGAGCCGCCGCAACGACGAGCCCGAGCGGGCCTCGCGACCGTGGGACGTCGACCGCGACGGCTTCGTCCTGGCCGAGGGTTCAGCGGTCTTCGTGATCGAGACCCTGGAGCATGCGCAGGCCCGCGGGGCGCGGATCTACGGCGAGCTCGCCGGCGCCGGCATCACCGCCGACGCCCATGACATCGTCCAGCCCGACCCGAGCGGCACCAGCCAGGCGAACGCCATGGTCAAGGCGCTGCGGGAGTCCGAGCTGACGGCCGCCGACATCAGCCACGTCAACGCCCATGCGACCTCGACGCCGCAGGGCGACGTCGCCGAGGCGGGCTCGATCCGGCAGGCGCTGGGCGAGCACACCGAGGCTGTCGTCACCTCGACCAAGTCGATGACGGGGCACCTGCTGGGTGGCGCCGGGGCGCTCGAGTCGATGGCGACGCTGTTGGCCCTGCGCCACCGCAAGGTCCCGCCGACGATCAACCTGGACAACCCCGAGCCGGGTCTCGGCATCGACATCGCCACCTCGGTCCGTGAGCTGGGCCCCGGCGACCTGGCAGGGATGAACAACTCGTTCGGCTTCGGCGGCCACAACGTGGCCGTCGTGTTCACCAATCAGTACCAGAACGGAGACTGA
- a CDS encoding acyl-CoA carboxylase subunit beta, producing the protein MTTTAPVPTAPQKKEKLPREQDPRNPNYRLKALLDPGSVELITADDDSGMLAATGTINGCRVVAFCSDATVMGGAMGVQGCEVVVKAYERAMADRVPILGIWHSGGARLAEGVLSLHAVGRIFHAMTQASGKIPQISIVLGFAAGGAAYGPALTDVVILAPEGRIFVTGPDVVRSVTGEDVDMLRLGGPDTHGRRSGVVHVVAEDEGHALSEGRRLTTLLASQGMIADEVADDDMASFLPESPRRAYDVHPLIEGLLDDGSTLELHARWAPNVTVALGRLAGRTVGVIANNPLRLGGCLDSLSAEKAARFVRMCDTFGVPLVVIVDVPGYLPGVGQEWDGVVRRGAKLLHAFGEAVVPRVTLVTRKAYGGAYIAMNARSLGATKVFAWPGAEVAVMGPVAAVRILHRRKLAEVADDVRPQVEAELAAEHERIAGGVGRAVEIGVVDEIVSPARTRSALARAISDADTGNRGIHTNIPL; encoded by the coding sequence ATGACCACCACCGCCCCCGTACCGACGGCGCCGCAGAAGAAGGAGAAGCTTCCGCGCGAGCAGGACCCGCGGAACCCGAACTACCGCCTCAAGGCCCTGTTGGACCCGGGCTCGGTGGAGCTCATCACCGCCGACGACGACTCCGGCATGCTGGCCGCGACCGGCACCATCAACGGCTGCCGGGTGGTGGCCTTCTGCTCCGACGCGACCGTGATGGGCGGCGCGATGGGGGTGCAGGGCTGCGAGGTCGTCGTCAAGGCGTATGAGCGGGCGATGGCCGACCGGGTGCCGATCCTCGGCATCTGGCACTCGGGCGGCGCCCGGCTGGCCGAAGGGGTGCTGTCACTGCACGCGGTGGGCCGGATCTTCCATGCTATGACCCAGGCGTCCGGCAAGATCCCGCAGATCTCGATCGTGCTCGGCTTCGCCGCGGGCGGGGCTGCCTACGGCCCGGCATTGACCGATGTCGTCATCCTGGCGCCCGAGGGACGGATCTTCGTCACCGGCCCGGACGTGGTCCGCTCCGTCACCGGTGAGGACGTGGACATGCTGCGGCTCGGGGGCCCGGACACCCACGGTCGCCGGTCCGGGGTCGTGCACGTGGTGGCCGAGGACGAGGGCCACGCGCTCAGTGAGGGCCGTCGGCTGACCACCCTGCTCGCCAGCCAGGGCATGATCGCGGACGAGGTCGCCGACGATGACATGGCCTCGTTCCTGCCTGAGTCGCCGCGTCGGGCCTACGACGTCCATCCGCTGATCGAGGGGCTGCTTGACGACGGCAGCACGTTGGAGCTGCACGCCCGCTGGGCGCCCAACGTCACCGTCGCCCTGGGGCGGCTGGCCGGGCGCACCGTCGGCGTGATCGCCAACAACCCGCTCCGGCTGGGCGGCTGCCTGGACTCGCTGAGCGCGGAGAAGGCGGCCAGGTTCGTCCGGATGTGTGACACCTTCGGTGTCCCGCTGGTGGTGATCGTGGACGTCCCCGGCTACCTGCCCGGCGTCGGCCAGGAGTGGGACGGGGTGGTGCGCCGCGGCGCCAAGCTGCTGCACGCGTTCGGCGAGGCGGTCGTCCCGAGGGTGACGCTGGTGACCAGGAAGGCGTACGGCGGTGCCTACATCGCCATGAACGCACGGTCGCTGGGCGCCACCAAGGTCTTCGCCTGGCCGGGCGCCGAGGTGGCCGTGATGGGCCCGGTGGCCGCGGTCCGGATCCTGCACCGCCGCAAGCTGGCGGAGGTGGCCGACGATGTCCGGCCGCAAGTGGAGGCCGAGCTGGCCGCGGAGCACGAGCGGATCGCCGGTGGGGTGGGACGGGCGGTCGAGATCGGGGTGGTGGACGAGATCGTCTCCCCTGCCCGGACCCGGTCTGCGCTGGCCCGCGCCATCAGCGACGCCGACACCGGCAACCGCGGCATCCACACCAACATCCCGCTGTGA
- a CDS encoding phosphotransferase: MSIPGTEQLEPPDVVREIAAGRPLTPVWRNELGGLTFQIGDGAEREFVKWCPPHPEFDLEREATKLRWAARFITVPPVLGVGPTVTGSWLHTRGIAGDTAISPRWVAEPRTAVRAIALGLRALHDRLPVADCPFSWSLPDRFARIIRPEDRSLVAEAPEVDRLVVCHGDACAPNTLVTTDGGWSGHVDLGSLGVADRWADLAVATYSLGWNFPGRWEEEFLAAYGVEPDWARIDFYRRLWDAT, encoded by the coding sequence GTGAGCATCCCGGGCACCGAGCAGCTGGAGCCGCCGGACGTCGTGCGCGAGATCGCCGCCGGCCGGCCGTTGACTCCGGTCTGGCGCAACGAGCTGGGCGGCCTCACCTTCCAGATCGGCGACGGGGCCGAGCGCGAATTCGTCAAGTGGTGTCCGCCGCATCCGGAGTTCGACCTCGAACGGGAGGCGACGAAGCTGCGCTGGGCGGCGCGGTTCATCACCGTTCCGCCGGTGCTCGGCGTCGGGCCCACTGTCACCGGCAGCTGGCTGCACACCCGCGGCATCGCTGGCGACACCGCCATCAGCCCCAGGTGGGTGGCCGAGCCGCGGACCGCGGTGCGGGCGATCGCTCTCGGCCTACGCGCCCTGCACGACCGGCTGCCGGTCGCCGACTGCCCGTTCAGCTGGTCGCTGCCCGACCGGTTCGCCCGGATCATCCGACCCGAGGACCGAAGCCTGGTCGCCGAGGCGCCCGAGGTCGACCGGCTGGTGGTCTGCCATGGCGACGCCTGCGCCCCCAACACCCTGGTCACCACCGACGGCGGCTGGAGCGGTCACGTCGACCTGGGTTCGCTGGGCGTGGCCGACCGGTGGGCCGACCTGGCTGTGGCCACCTACAGCCTCGGCTGGAACTTTCCGGGCCGCTGGGAGGAGGAGTTTCTGGCCGCCTACGGCGTCGAGCCCGACTGGGCACGGATCGACTTCTACCGGCGGCTGTGGGACGCCACCTGA